A window from Danio aesculapii chromosome 6, fDanAes4.1, whole genome shotgun sequence encodes these proteins:
- the mtif2 gene encoding translation initiation factor IF-2, mitochondrial, with translation MKRMAALVGRTSLSCWHLGGPQLPHVSAWTSKPPYTCSQIRHLAAKQDKARFRGEKPKSQLEKQQKQEVEIKQRMSVSELAIAMKRDIDHVYEALLNTEVDLDELEPDTMLEEKWIKEAVKRSGMKYKWAKLVETKVRENKDIQRQPPPDPAQLVTRAPVVTIMGHIDHGKTTLLDSLRKSQIVAQEAGGITQHIGAFRVELPSGEKITFLDTPGHAAFSAMRARGAMVTDIVILVVAADDGVMKQTIESIELAKKAKVPIIVAVNKCDKPQADPQRVKQELAGHDVICEDIGGDIQAIEVSALKGDNLLELAEATVTLAEVLELKGDPTGLVEGSVIESRTDKGKGPVTTALIQRGTLRKGCTLVAGKCWAKVRFMFDENNQAVREAGPSIAVEIVGWKDLPSAGEEILEVESEQRAREVVEWRSYMEEQDKLKDEQQVIEAKQKLHHDTYKKERESLAHLSWKQRRAVLYKANKHKGIHRPSERTENEELTMPIIIKGDVDGSVEALLNILESYDADDQCQLDVVHFGVGDISEKDITLAETFSGIIYGFNVSAHKSIQQLAEKKGISLRMHRVIYKLLDELKEDLSSKLPPTTEENILGEASVLATFTVTVGKKKLAVAGCRVQKGQLDKKMKFRLIRGRDMIWEGSVTTLKHLKDDVLTVKTGMECGLSLDNEDLEYKPGDAIICYSESEVKQKISWDPGF, from the exons ATGAAGCGCATGGCAGCCTTGGTTGGAAGGACATCATTGTCCTGCTGGCATCTTGGGGGTCCACAATTGCCCCATGTTTCTGCCTGGACCAGTAAACCTCCATACACCTGCTCACAGATACGACATCTTGCTGCAAAACAG GATAAAGCTCGTTTCAGAGGTGAGAAGCCCAAATCACAGCTGGAGAAACAGCAGAAGCAGGAGGTGGAGATCAAGCAGAGGATGAGCGTGTCTGAACTTGCTATCGCCATGAAGAGAGACATTG ATCATGTTTATGAGGCCCTGCTGAACACAGAGGTGGATCTGGACGAGTTGGAGCCCGACACAATGCTGGAGGAGAAATGGATTAAAGAGGCAGTCAAGAGGTCAGGAATGAAATACAAATGGGCAAAGCTGGTGGAAACCAAAGTCAGAGAAAACAAAGATATCCAGAGACA ACCTCCTCCAGATCCGGCTCAGTTAGTCACTCGGGCTCCAGTGGTGACCATCATGGGCCATATAGACCATGGAAAGACCACCCTGCTGGACAGCCTGAGAAAGAGCCAAATTGTGGCGCAGGAGGCTGGAGGCATCACACAACACATCGGAGCATTTCGGG TGGAGCTACCTTCCGGTGAGAAGATTACGTTTCTGGACACACCCGGCCACGCGGCATTTTCTGCCATGCGAGCACGTGGAGCAATGGTCACTGATATCGTCATCCTGGTGGTCGCAGCTGATGACGGCGTGATGAAACAGACCATTGAGTCCATAGAGCTCGCCAAAAAAGCCAAAG TGCCCATCATCGTCGCTGTCAATAAATGTGATAAACCTCAGGCTGATCCTCAACGTGTGAAACAGGAGCTGGCGGGTCATGATGTAATCTGTGAAGACATTGGTGGAGATATACAGGCCATCGAAGTGTCCGCATTAAAG GGGGACAATTTATTGGAGCTGGCTGAAGCCACAGTGACGCTGGCAGAGGTTCTGGAGCTGAAGGGCGACCCCACAGGCCTGGTTGAAGGATCAGTCATCGAGAGCCGCACGGACAAAGGCAAAGG GCCCGTCACCACCGCCCTCATTCAGCGAGGCACTCTGAGGAAGGGCTGTACTCTGGTGGCAGGAAAGTGCTGGGCAAAGGTGCGCTTCATGTTCGATGAGAATAACCAGGCTGTGAGAGAAGCCGGACCCAGCATCGCTGTGGAGATCGTGGGCTGGAAAGATCTGCCCTCTGCTGGAGAGGAGATCCTGGAGGTCGAATCAGAG CAAAGGGCGCGTGAGGTGGTGGAGTGGCGGAGCTACATGGAGGAGCAGGACAAGCTGAAAGATGAGCAGCAGGTGATTGAAGCCAAGCAGAAGCTGCATCATGACACTTATAAGAAGGAGAGGGAGAGCCTTGCTCATCTCAGCTGGAAACAGAGGAGAGCAGTGTTGTACAAGGCCAACAAACACAAAGGCATCCACAGACCCAGTGAGAGAACCGAAAACGAGGAGCTCACGATGCCCATCATCATTAAAG gtgaTGTCGACGGCTCAGTTGAGGCTCTTTTGAACATCCTGGAAAGCTACGATGCCGATGATCAGTGTCAGTTGGACGTGGTGCATTTTGGTGTTGGCGACATCTCTGAAAAAGACATTACCCTGGCAGAGACGTTCTCAG GCATCATATACGGGTTCAATGTCTCTGCACACAAATCGATTCAGCAGCTGGCGGAAAAGAAGGGCATTTCTCTAAGAATGCATCGAGTCATCTACAAACTCTTAGATGAGCTCAAAGAAGACTTGAGCAGCAAACTTCCTCCAACCACAGAAGAAAATATACTTG GAGAGGCTTCAGTTCTGGCAACCTTCACCGTGACGGTTGGGAAAAAGAAGCTTGCAGTGGCTGGATGCAGAGTTCAAAAGGGCCAACTGGACAAAAAGATGAAATTCAGACTTATTCGAGGACGAGATATGATCTGGGAAG gaTCTGTTACGACACTGAAACATCTGAAGGATGATGTTCTGACTGTAAAGACGGGCATGGAGTGTGGCCTTTCTCTAGATAACGAAGATCTGGAATACAAACCCGGAGATGCAATCATTTGTTACAGTGAATCTGAGGTGAAGCAGAAAATATCCTGGGATCCAGGATTTTAA